The sequence CAGAATCAATGCTCATCTTTCTTGTAAAGTCTTCCGCCTACCATCGATGATAGTGTGCCTTCCTTGATGACTGCATCATACCAGAACGCCATATAGATATGTACAGGTATGAAAAGAAGAAAGAGCCATGTGAATATGTGATGTACATATCTCACGGTCGCCAGGCCTCCCATCCATCCCGCAAGCGGCTTGAATATTGAAGTGAAGCTTACAGAATAGTTGTTGCCCATAAGGGCGAGTCCCGTGATGACTATTATCAGCCACATGACGATGAGCCCGCCGTACGCAAGAGACTGAAGCGGCCCGTAAAGGTATTTGTGTCCGGGCTTTTCCTCGGAGATAAAGGCGTAGAACTTTATCTGCTTCCAGAAGTTGGGCCAGTCGGTCCAGGCCAGAAAATCCTTCCAGTCCGCATGAAAGCGCGAAAAGAACATCATGTAAAGGCGCCATATAAGCGTAAAGCTCAGGATTATGCCGAAAAGGATATGCACATAGCGCACATGGCCCATGAGGAACTTGTCTATCGTTTCGCCGGCGCCCACCGAGAACGGATCTGCAATATAGAACCCTGTCGGGATCAGTATGAAGATGGACAATGCCATCAGCCAGTGGTTGGCCCTCATAGACAGCGACCATTCTTTAACCGCTACTCTCGTATCCATGGTCTTCTCCCTTATGCTACCTTGATTACCCTAACTTCGTTCGTATCGGTGTCGATCAGGTGGACGGCGCATGCCATGCATGGATCGAATGAATGTATCGTGCGCAGTATTTCCAGCGGCTGCTCGATATTGGACAGTTTGGTTCCGATGAGTGATTCCTCGTACGGTCCGCGTTTGCTGTCTTTCGCCCTGGGAGAACAGTTCCATGTGGAAGGAACGATAGCCTGGTAGTTTGCTATCTTGTGGCCTTCGATCTTGATCCAGTGGCCGAGAGCCCCTCGAGGAGGTTCTGTAAGTCCGCGACCTTCGCCTTCCTTCGGGACATCGCAGCGTGTCCAGGTCGTTGTATCGCCTGATGCAAGATTTGCAATAAGTTCATTGACCCAGCCGTCGATCTTGTCTCCGATATATACGGTCTCGATTCCCCTTGCAGCTGTCCTGCCCAGGGTCGAGAAGAGGGCGGCCACAGGAATACCTGCGGTATTCAATGTGTTGTCGATAAGCGGTTTGATTTCCTTATGCCCCTGGGCGTATGCGACGACCATTCTCGCAAGCGGACCGACTTCGTATGGATCGTTGTCGAAACGCGGCGCTTTGCACCATGAGTATTTGCCTTCATTGTCAAGATTTCCGTTCTTATAGCCGGTATAATCGGGCTCGGTTGTTTCAACATAGGGGTGTCCTCCTTCACCCTTATACCAGGAATGGGTGACTTCTTCTGTAATCTTGCTCTCGTCCAGCTCCATCGGATGGGATATGTCGGCAGCCTTTACCAGACCCCT is a genomic window of Desulfomonilia bacterium containing:
- the cybH gene encoding Ni/Fe-hydrogenase, b-type cytochrome subunit, coding for MDTRVAVKEWSLSMRANHWLMALSIFILIPTGFYIADPFSVGAGETIDKFLMGHVRYVHILFGIILSFTLIWRLYMMFFSRFHADWKDFLAWTDWPNFWKQIKFYAFISEEKPGHKYLYGPLQSLAYGGLIVMWLIIVITGLALMGNNYSVSFTSIFKPLAGWMGGLATVRYVHHIFTWLFLLFIPVHIYMAFWYDAVIKEGTLSSMVGGRLYKKDEH